The sequence below is a genomic window from Pelosinus sp. IPA-1.
TATTTTTTGACGTGTAGTAAAGTAGCAGCCTTCACTGTATTACTTAAAAGCATAGCAATCGTTAAAAGTCCTACCCCACCAGGCACTGGAGTAATGGCTCCTGCTACCTCTTTGACTTGTTCAAAGTCAACATCGCCTACTAATTTTTTGTCTGGTAAGCGATTAATTCCTACATCAATCACTACGGCACCAGGTTTCACCATATCCGCCGTAACAAATTGCGCTTTGCCAATTGCTACGATTAAGATATCGGCTTGGCGAGTAATACTAGACAGGTCAGCAGTACGAGAATGACAAATGGTAACGGTAGCATGACGCGCTAATAGTAAGTTGGCCATTGGTTTGCCAACAATATTGCTACGACCAATAATAACTGCATGTTTACCGGCAATTTCTACATTAGCAAGTTCCAACATTTTGATACAGCCTGCAGGGGTACATGGTACAAGATGTTCTTGACCAATTGCCAGTTTTCCTACATTCACTGGGTGAAATCCATCTACATCTTTATCTGGATGAATTGCCTTTAAAAGTTCTGCTTCCTCATTCTTTAAAGCTTCAGGTAGTGGTAATTGCAGCAAGATTCCATGAATCGCTGGATTTTCATTTAGACTAATAATTTGCGCTAATAGTTCTTCTTTGCTGATGGATTCAGGCAGGCTTATAACTTCTGAATAAATCCCGAGTTCTTCGCAGGCTTTATGTTTATTTGCTACATATACTTTAGAAGCTGGATTCTCACCAACGATAATGACAGCTAATCCAGGATTCATTCTCTGGGTTGCCTTTATCTTCTCGACTTCCACTTTTACACTCTGCTTAATTTGTGCAGCAAAGACTTTGCCTTCTAAGATTCTTACTGACATGACTATTCCCCCGTACTACGTATTTATATTACACAATAATGCTAATCACCGTAAATACTAATAAAGCGATACTAACCAAACCATTGCGCATAAAATAGGCCTGGGTTACTTGCCGAAAATCAGTAGGACTAACAATCGAATGTTGATAGATTAACACGCTGGCAGCTAGTACAACGCCGCCATAATATACTCCATGCATATTCATCAGTATCCCGACAGCAACAAAACCTGTAATGCTAATTACATGGAGCGCTTTACTAATGGTAAGAGTTCCTTGTATTCCAAAACGAACAGGCATAGAATGTAGTCCATGTTTTTTATCAAACTCTAGATCCTGGCAGCCATAGATCGCATCAAAACCAGCAATCCATACACCAACAGCAAGGCCTAATAGGACAATTGGTAATGTAATGTCCCCCCTGACTGCTACCCAAGCACCAATTGGTGCAACGGAGAGAGCTAAACCTAGTACTAAATGGCAAGTCCAAGAAAATCGTTTCATATAAGGATAGACCGATAGTGGAATTACCGCTAAAGGTGCTAGTTTTAAACATAAGGGATGTAGATTCGCTGCCGCTACAGCAAAGAGGGCAAAACTTGCCAATGTCATTAGTACGGCTCCCTTAGGCTTAACTGCTCCTGTAACCATGGGACGGTTGGCAAACCTTGGCTGCAATCGATCATATTTTAAATCAATAAAATTATTCAATGCCATGGCGGCACTGCGAGCACCTACCATGGCCAAAGTAATCCAGAATAAGTCTCTCGCTGCAGGTATACTGCCGGCGGCTAATATAGCGCCAATATAAGCAAAGGGTAAGGCAAACACGGTATGGGATAATACAATATTATCAAGGTGTGCTTTAATTTTACTCAAGTCCTAATTCCTTCCATTTCTTGTCAACTATTTCTTTAATATCAGCCGACATTTCAATTTCATCCGGCCATTCGCGGCTATATCCCTCTGCGGCCCAAGCTTTTGTGGCATCAATCCCTACCTTAGTCCCCCAATTGGGCATTGGTGAAGAATGATCCAATACATCAAGAGGTCCGTCAACCATCACAATATCACGGCGGGCATCAATATTATTGTACACACGCCACCAAACTTCATTCATATCTTGGACATTCACATGTTCATCTACAACAATAACCATTTTTGTAAACATCATCTGCCCCATACCCCATATGGCATGCATTACTTTTTTTGCCTGTTGTGGGTAAGTTTTCTTTATTGAAACTACAGCGCAGTTATGAAATACGCCTTCCAATGGCAAATTTAAATCAATAATTTCTGGTAAATTCATCTGTAGTACAGGTAAAAAGATACGTTCTGTAGCTTTTGCTAAGAAACAATCCTCCATAGGTGGTTTGCCCACAATGGTAGACGGATAGATAGGATCTTTCCGATGGGTAATGCAAGTAATATGAAATACAGGATAATCATCGGCAAGAGAATAATATCCTGTGTGATCACCAAAAGGACCTTCTCGTCTAAGTTCATCAATCATAACGTAACCTTCTAGCACGATTTCTGAATGTGCTGGAACTTCTACATCAACCGTTTCACATTTTATCATTTCTACGGATTT
It includes:
- the folD gene encoding bifunctional methylenetetrahydrofolate dehydrogenase/methenyltetrahydrofolate cyclohydrolase FolD, with protein sequence MSVRILEGKVFAAQIKQSVKVEVEKIKATQRMNPGLAVIIVGENPASKVYVANKHKACEELGIYSEVISLPESISKEELLAQIISLNENPAIHGILLQLPLPEALKNEEAELLKAIHPDKDVDGFHPVNVGKLAIGQEHLVPCTPAGCIKMLELANVEIAGKHAVIIGRSNIVGKPMANLLLARHATVTICHSRTADLSSITRQADILIVAIGKAQFVTADMVKPGAVVIDVGINRLPDKKLVGDVDFEQVKEVAGAITPVPGGVGLLTIAMLLSNTVKAATLLHVKK
- a CDS encoding UbiA-like polyprenyltransferase encodes the protein MSKIKAHLDNIVLSHTVFALPFAYIGAILAAGSIPAARDLFWITLAMVGARSAAMALNNFIDLKYDRLQPRFANRPMVTGAVKPKGAVLMTLASFALFAVAAANLHPLCLKLAPLAVIPLSVYPYMKRFSWTCHLVLGLALSVAPIGAWVAVRGDITLPIVLLGLAVGVWIAGFDAIYGCQDLEFDKKHGLHSMPVRFGIQGTLTISKALHVISITGFVAVGILMNMHGVYYGGVVLAASVLIYQHSIVSPTDFRQVTQAYFMRNGLVSIALLVFTVISIIV